From the genome of Cololabis saira isolate AMF1-May2022 chromosome 1, fColSai1.1, whole genome shotgun sequence:
AGTAGGACGAAGAAAGTTTCCTTCCTGAAAACCCAAAGAAACAGCTCGCAATCAGATGACACAGCTGGATCAGAACCACATGAGGACAAGCCACCAGAGTCCCCTGTTGATGGATTTGACAGTTATAATGGCTCCTTTTCATCGCAGCACCCAACAAATGTCAGTGAAGAGAACACACAGTTTAAAAATAGTGATTTGGAGTCTGGCAATTCTCAGGTCACAAGAGGAAACTCTAGTCTGTCGTTTCAAACATCAGATGATACTCTACCTTTGCCCCTACCGTCTGACGGCAGTGTAGCGGACACTCCAGGTCCAGCAGAGAAGACGAGGAACTCTGTGATTGGTAAAAGCTTCCAGACTCCTCACTTATCCACATCTCACAAGAACAACACTATTTTAGCTCGTCTGCTTAGTTTGGTTCAATATATtgcctaaaaaaaagaaagaaatggttgCTCAAATTGTAAACATTTATTCTTGCTTTTTTGTGTTATTAAGATAATGTTACAGAAAGAGACCCACCTAAACCTAAACCTCGGCAAAGGACATTTGGATTGAAGTTTCACCCTCCAGAGAAACCATCTGAAGAAACTGCATCTCAGGATCTCAGCAGGCAGCAGACATCTTCTGCATCAATCCCACTCTCTACTGATACATCCAGCAACATTGTGGTAAGGAGTCACAGTCGGATTGCTTAGTTATTCTATAATTTAGAATTTAATCAGTTTGTTGTGTTGTCTCATAGTGGACAGATGGAGATCACGCAGCATCATCTAGCCTCCCCAAGTCCTCTTCAAATAAGAGTGAAGAGTCACAACCTCCAAACAAGCATACGTCTGATTCTGGTTCCAAAGGTAAATGACGAATTTTTTAGCACAGTTAAAgtattattgtaaataaataacctttttgatgtttttGATATATTTCCCGGTTTTAGATGGGTTTATTCCAGATGACAGCAAGGATCCAGAAGGAAAATACTCTTCATCATTTGAAGAATTTAATGTAAGACTTATTGTATATTATCTGGCATGAGCGTGATCGTTCATTGTCagatgtcttcttttttttaattaattacatgATAATTACTTGTTCTCTTAGGAATGCTCAGGAAATCAAAAAGATCAGCTCTCTCATTCTCCTGAAAAATCATTTGATACCAGGTTGGTATGCAAGTTGTATTAATGAAGTTATATGTATGAAACTAAAAGATAACTGACACTCAGTTTGTTTTATTGGTATTAGGACATCAAGTCCTCACTCCAAAACCATAGAGAGATCTCAGAGTGTGTGCTCCAGAAAAGTGGAATCGAAGTATTTGGGGTCTCTCAAAGTTCTGGATCGTAAAGTCTCCCTACAAGACTCTGAGCCACAAGTTGGAGATTCTGTTAGAGCAGCTGTTTACCAGGTAAGTACATGATATTTTCCAGCGTCACAAGCATCCAATCGGCTGTAGTTATAGGTCTGGATAGTGTTATTCTGTGTGGCTCTGCCTGCACTCAACATGACATCATATTTGTatggtttgtatgtgtatatttatgtatgtgtatgcgtatgtatgcatatatatatatatgtatgtatactaaatatagtaataatgcacatatgtaCGCCTGAGGTTtctaccggcatggtatcaaccattaatatgtgtgcagacaaggtaaaaaaaaaaaaaaaaaaaaacatgacatcaTATACCTGTACAATTACGTTACTTGCATAGTTTTTGCAACTGTAAGCAGATTTAGTCTAGATTGCTTTTAAAGACTGTCTTTAGAGGGGAGTgcagtatatatttttttaacagattaTCTTCCATGTTAAAAGTTTCTAGAAGGCTTTTTTGATTTTTCAACTCAGTATACCACGCATATTACAAAAATGAATCCTAGCAGGCTTGTAATAATCCAGTTTCAGATATAATGCAAATAACTTGAAGACTTTCCCTGCTTTTGGCGTTTTTGGGAGTTGCACAATATTagaggagcatgaggctccttttaagaaatgagactctctagcgccacccttcaccacgacggccgttgggggtactgcagccaacagtgaagccggcacgggagaacggggagaacggggagaacgcacatgcagcgtcatgtgacgtcacatccgcagcccagcgcgggaaattcgggaccgaattgcagcacattttgcagcacacagcctgttcaaggcaaaggagagatacactagagggctcattcttttgggtttggaacgcttcatctgacattattactagaaaacttaaaatgtatacagatttttttcataaatcttgccacaatccggcctcaagctcctttaaaaatatacatatgCTGTTGTTCACCACATTATGTATAACTCGGGCACACTGGTATTGCAATAAAAGAAATGGCTTGAGTCTTCACTTCCTCAATTGTGGGCAGGGTATAAACTGTCTTCTGGCCAACAACAGAACATATGATATGATTTGCACAAAAAAGAGAACTTTTGACACATGGGGTCACATGGGGACTACACCCCAGAGACAGGTTCCCAGACTAGCATATTTCCACTTGAATATATTTCTTTTAAGATATTGGATAAAGAGAATTTAGCTCTGAAAGttaattctggttttaaaaagttgtctttttttagaATCTCATTCAGTGCTGAAGGAATTGTTTTAAGAGAATTGTCTTTTCTTCGAATTACACCATTCATTTTTCTGTCATGGAATATTTAAAGTATTACTGAATGTATCTGAATTAAGTTGAACTGAATTGGCTATGAAAAAGACTCTTCTTGCTCTTAACAGGAATggctacaaaagaaaaaagaaaagtcaaggGAGAACATACAGCTAAAGAAAAGGGAGGAGCTTCgaaaggagaaagaaataaAGGTAAATCACACACCACTATCTGTAAAGAATAAAATCAGCTTTTGGCTTATTTTGATCATTACTGTTTAGTTGAAGTGGTATTACAGTGTGCACGTTGCAAATTAACATATACCAATACTGCTGTCCATCTTTATGTCAACCAACAGGATAAAGAGGCTAAAAAGGAAGATGCCATTGCATCATATGAAGcttggaaagaaaagaaagcagaaTACTTCAAAGCAAGAGCCAAAGAAAGGAAAGATATGGTCATAAAAGAGCAAAGAGCgactgaagaaaaagaagaaaaaaaacagactgcTAAACAGGTAAAGTGCTCATTTGGTGTGGACACTATAGTAagcacgtttgcttgtaaattaGACATTCATCCGCATTTTGATTATAATTTAAGGTTTTTGAGAGGTGGAAGCGTGAGCATGATGATCTGCTCAAAGAGAGATACAGAAAACGGGAAGAGGCTGAAAATGAACGGAAGCTACAAAAACAAGATAAACTGGAAGAGAAGACAAGAGAAAGCAAATCTGCTTTTTCTAACTGGTGAGTGTAGATCATTTAAAAAATGGTACAGTACTCACAATAGACTACAATCTATGAGCTTGTACTGCATCTGACCCATCACTACACTGGTTATCAAATTTGCACCACAGGAAGTTAGTTTCTAGTTTTGTGAAACTGAAAATCCAGAGGTTAATCTATAGTTAACTAACTGAGACACTAATGGCAAAAGGCCCCGGCTAGTGCTGGTGCATCCAACAAGAATCTGTTTGGATGTGACAATAATTGTCCTCTAGATGGCAGTCACAGCTGGATGTTTGTGTTTTAACCACCTGGTTCTCCAACAACAGGAGGTATTTCTCTTCTcaggctgttgttttttttgttttttttttatcgtaatttctCTTTTGACCTGATTAAGGTGCGAAAAGAAGAAAGACGTTGTTCATGAAAAACTTTCAATGGAACGCAAAGAATTAAAAAATCAAGAAGAAGAGGAGCAATACCTGAAAGAGGAAAGAGATAAAATGGCCTTAGAGATGTATGAAAACTGGCTGGTGAGTACAAGTGAACAGCATCAGAGGTCATGTACTGTTGACATAAAGTTTCTCTCATTGGGAAATCACAATCAGTCACTAATCTGAATTCCTATTTCATTCATAATGAAGTTATTTCTATGGAAGTATAGTGAAGTACATTATTTCCCATGGAAGTAAACTATGAATCACTTTACTTGAGTGATTCAGTTTTATACCTCTCATTATTTCCACTTTACGCCATACCAGAGATACATTGTTTGACTACAGCTTTTATTTCATGAATGTACAATAAAAATGTTGTCATAAAATACACCCTTATTCagtaatattttcttttttcaacagAGAAGAAAAGATCTAGAACAGAAGAGACGAAGAGACGAAAGACGTATACAAGAAATACTCAGTGACAGTCCACCTCCGCCGTGGAGCCCTCCCAGTAAAACCATACCGTTTCGAAAATGACTTTTGAAATGTAACAAAGCACCACTAGAAAATTTGGTAGTGCTATTTTACGTTTGAGATTGATACAATATTATTTCTTTGTATggagggaaatttgtttgcagcAGGCGACTTGGCATTTCCACACTCCAACATAATATGAATAATAAACAATATACACATGCACTTGCATTACACATTAAAAGGAACATTTTGGCCAGACCAgctattatttttataaagtcTATATTTAAGAGTTTCATCACTTTAAAACATAGTTTGTACCTGTTCTTATAAAAACAGAAGGGGTCAAGGGCACCATGCAGATTacagcagtttaaaaaaaaaaacagacacatgTTGATGCCTCTCTTCTCTCATAATAGTGTTTGCTTCGTTCATAACCCAATCCCTATAACTACTTTCCAGACTTGGTAATGTAGATCCCAACCGTTTACTGGCTGTTTTTACCGTCTTTCTAACAATCTTCTTAGTGCCTGAACTTTTCCAAACAAACAATTGATCTGAAAAGTCAGAAGACTTTTAAATAAAAGCAGTGACCACCATGAGCTTTTTATTGTACCCAGCTAGTGTACCCGATAAGATAAGAGTTCTCactatttaatattttatttcttatttttattctatttgcaaaagaaaaaagttaatagcccagttttatatattttctatgttttttttttgcataactATCACAATCAGTAAAGATACTACtgctgtataaatgttgtttttgtgtgttcccCAAAAAACGTTAT
Proteins encoded in this window:
- the map9 gene encoding microtubule-associated protein 9 produces the protein MKDQEFGTLAYTKSPKTSKRTTFQDELQAAVSSRASKTKTKQFNYEDLDDDEDDFLNQLIKSRKKKTDGFNVAKSKAKCSAFDLSDDEDRHSRTKKVSFLKTQRNSSQSDDTAGSEPHEDKPPESPVDGFDSYNGSFSSQHPTNVSEENTQFKNSDLESGNSQVTRGNSSLSFQTSDDTLPLPLPSDGSVADTPGPAEKTRNSVIDNVTERDPPKPKPRQRTFGLKFHPPEKPSEETASQDLSRQQTSSASIPLSTDTSSNIVWTDGDHAASSSLPKSSSNKSEESQPPNKHTSDSGSKDGFIPDDSKDPEGKYSSSFEEFNECSGNQKDQLSHSPEKSFDTRTSSPHSKTIERSQSVCSRKVESKYLGSLKVLDRKVSLQDSEPQVGDSVRAAVYQEWLQKKKEKSRENIQLKKREELRKEKEIKDKEAKKEDAIASYEAWKEKKAEYFKARAKERKDMVIKEQRATEEKEEKKQTAKQVFERWKREHDDLLKERYRKREEAENERKLQKQDKLEEKTRESKSAFSNWCEKKKDVVHEKLSMERKELKNQEEEEQYLKEERDKMALEMYENWLRRKDLEQKRRRDERRIQEILSDSPPPPWSPPSKTIPFRK